One Amycolatopsis tolypomycina DNA segment encodes these proteins:
- a CDS encoding sensor histidine kinase: MIELRAALARWRRLDVVVRDLPLGLLFLAGSFVPWLQSHGTQVGGVPERPFDALAVVVVVVESLPLAVRRRWPALCLTLVALGFAVDQLRGYHSVAGTALGFALVSAGAHLERRRGLTALLLSAAYAGLAIALSRFGTEPPSEYVTFFLLLVFAWGIGSWLRTTRAAEAGRRRRVAEDTRAAERATIARELHDVVTHHVTAMVVQAEAARYLTAAPDRLDGTLTAISDTGRRAITDLRHLLDLLNPEHETPAPGGLGSLVEQARQAGQPVEFTEEGAPAESAGSADLVAYRVVQEALTNALKHARGSRTEVEVHHGDRDITVAVRTAGSESVSPGGSGRGLAGLRERVGLLGGDFSAGRDGAGFTVCARIPT; this comes from the coding sequence GTGATCGAGCTCCGGGCGGCTCTGGCGCGGTGGCGCCGGCTCGACGTCGTGGTCCGGGACCTCCCGCTCGGGCTGCTGTTCCTGGCCGGGTCGTTCGTGCCCTGGTTGCAGAGCCACGGGACGCAGGTCGGCGGCGTGCCGGAGCGCCCCTTCGACGCGCTGGCCGTCGTGGTGGTCGTCGTCGAAAGCCTCCCGCTCGCCGTGCGGCGGCGGTGGCCGGCCCTGTGCCTGACCCTGGTGGCGCTCGGGTTCGCCGTCGACCAGCTCCGCGGCTACCACTCGGTCGCCGGGACCGCGCTCGGCTTCGCGCTGGTGAGCGCCGGAGCCCACCTGGAGCGACGCCGGGGTCTCACGGCCCTCCTGCTCTCCGCGGCGTACGCGGGCTTGGCGATCGCGCTGTCCCGCTTCGGGACGGAGCCGCCTAGCGAGTACGTCACGTTCTTCCTGCTGCTGGTGTTCGCGTGGGGCATCGGGTCGTGGCTGCGCACCACCCGTGCCGCGGAAGCGGGACGCCGCCGCCGCGTCGCCGAGGACACCCGGGCCGCCGAACGCGCCACCATCGCCCGCGAGCTCCACGACGTCGTCACCCACCACGTGACGGCGATGGTCGTGCAGGCCGAGGCCGCCCGGTACCTCACCGCCGCGCCCGATCGGCTCGACGGGACGCTGACCGCGATCAGTGACACCGGCCGTCGGGCCATCACCGACCTGCGGCACCTGCTCGACCTGCTCAACCCCGAGCACGAGACGCCTGCCCCCGGCGGGCTCGGCTCCCTCGTGGAGCAGGCCCGCCAGGCCGGGCAGCCGGTGGAGTTCACCGAGGAAGGCGCCCCCGCGGAATCGGCGGGCAGCGCCGATCTGGTGGCCTACCGGGTCGTGCAGGAAGCACTGACGAACGCCCTCAAGCACGCCCGCGGCAGCCGCACCGAGGTCGAGGTGCACCACGGCGACCGGGACATCACCGTGGCGGTCCGGACGGCCGGATCCGAAAGCGTGTCCCCCGGCGGCAGCGGCCGCGGCCTGGCAGGACTGCGGGAGCGCGTCGGCCTGCTGGGCGGCGACTTCAGCGCGGGCCGCGACGGCGCCGGTTTCACCGTGTGCGCGCGGATTCCCACGTGA